From a single Brassica oleracea var. oleracea cultivar TO1000 chromosome C5, BOL, whole genome shotgun sequence genomic region:
- the LOC106343477 gene encoding uncharacterized protein LOC106343477 isoform X1: MDYVYVIEEKLTCRRTPLPSSLLSWSAVRITQVNFYIIRYPQQRHPLQQREAEKRKMYLISAGLGYNLNIFPSHLPTCSASDQTFTDLLVNNYLLRGFFIRTRTFETHFPSLLLFPVNNARLARQNRRLLMRSRRTANSPQQDIQRTQETILPDQVDNIDVDSPEQVTARASRALRIKKQKSKRVATRYKNVASTSGSRPVRYRRPVVNKWDLVKCPVCQAIVWIAEAVVQETEKSPRMFSICCQQGRVKLPPRRQPPSPLKELLDKSNFKSIIRIANGMLAFTSMGGQIDNSVTNSCGPYAFRLHGQTHHKIRSLLPPDGKFPQYLQLYIVDTDNEVANRKKAFSKGTSALEIDDNLVADLIKMLDENNHLAKTFRHARDRVLSGGAVEFSVRLVNQKHHGRQYDLPTASEIGGILVGDFTAESAGKDIVLEYKTSKLQRI; this comes from the exons ATGGACTATGTTTATGTTATAGAAG AGAAGCTGACGTGTCGAAGAACGCCCCTTCCTTCCTCCTTGCTGTCGTGGAGTGCTGTGCGCATCACACAAGTCAACTTTTATATAATAAGATATCCACAGCAGCGTCATCCTCTGCAACAAAGAGAAGCCGAAAAAAGAAAAATG TATCTGATCAGCGCCGGCCTTGGCTACAATCTCAATATCTTCCCATCGCACCTGCCAACATGCTCAGCTTCAGATCAGACGTTCACCGATCTACTGGTAAACAACTATCTGCTGCGAGGCTTTTTTATTAGGACACGAACATTTGAAACTCATTTTCCAAGTTTATTACTTTTCCCGGTGAATAATGCGAGGCTTGCTCGACAAAATCGACGATTACTAATGCGAAGCAGACGGACTGCAAACTCACCGCAGCAAGACATACAGCGTACACAAGAAACTATCCTTCCTGATCAGGTTGACAACATTGATGTTGATTCCCCTGAACAAG TTACCGCAAGGGCAAGTAGAGCCTTGCGAATAAAGAAACAGAAATCTAAGAGAGTAGCCACTCGGTATAAGA ATGTTGCATCTACAAGTGGAAGCCGTCCAG TTAGGTATCGACGCCCAGTTGTTAACAAGTGGGACTTAGTGAAATGCCCGGTTTGTCAGGCCATTGTTTGGATTGCTGAGGCTGTTGTTCAAGAGACAGAGAAATCCCCCAGAATGTTCAGCATCTGTTGTCAGCAGGGTCGTGTTAAGCTACCTCCTAGGCGTCAACCACCCTCTCCGCTGAAAGAACTTCTAGACAAATCAAACTTCAAGTCGATAATCCGAATTGCAAATGGGATGTTAGCTTTCACATCGATGGGTGGACAGATTGATAACTCTGTAACTAACTCTTGTGGACCGTATGCATTTAGGCTCCATGGTCAAACCCACCACAAGATAAGATCTCTGCTCCCCCCTGACGGTAAATTTCCACAGTATCTCCAGCTCTATATAGTTGACACCGACAATGAAGTGGCAAACAGGAAAAAGGCATTCTCAAAAGGTACCTCAGCTTTAGAAATTGACGACAACTTGGTTGCTGACCTGATCAAGATGCTGGATGAAAATAATCACCTTGCTAAAACTTTTAGACATGCTCGAGATCGAGTCCTATCTGGTGGGGCAGTAGAATTCAGCGTGAGATTAGTGAACCAGAAGCATCACGGAAGACAGTATGACCTGCCTACTGCAAGTGAAATAGGTGGTATTTTAGTTGGTGATTTCACAGCTGAATCAGCAGGAAAAGATATTGTTCTTGAGTACAAGACATCTAAGCTGCAAAGGATATAA
- the LOC106343477 gene encoding uncharacterized protein LOC106343477 isoform X2, with product MRSRRTANSPQQDIQRTQETILPDQVDNIDVDSPEQVTARASRALRIKKQKSKRVATRYKNVASTSGSRPVRYRRPVVNKWDLVKCPVCQAIVWIAEAVVQETEKSPRMFSICCQQGRVKLPPRRQPPSPLKELLDKSNFKSIIRIANGMLAFTSMGGQIDNSVTNSCGPYAFRLHGQTHHKIRSLLPPDGKFPQYLQLYIVDTDNEVANRKKAFSKGTSALEIDDNLVADLIKMLDENNHLAKTFRHARDRVLSGGAVEFSVRLVNQKHHGRQYDLPTASEIGGILVGDFTAESAGKDIVLEYKTSKLQRI from the exons ATGCGAAGCAGACGGACTGCAAACTCACCGCAGCAAGACATACAGCGTACACAAGAAACTATCCTTCCTGATCAGGTTGACAACATTGATGTTGATTCCCCTGAACAAG TTACCGCAAGGGCAAGTAGAGCCTTGCGAATAAAGAAACAGAAATCTAAGAGAGTAGCCACTCGGTATAAGA ATGTTGCATCTACAAGTGGAAGCCGTCCAG TTAGGTATCGACGCCCAGTTGTTAACAAGTGGGACTTAGTGAAATGCCCGGTTTGTCAGGCCATTGTTTGGATTGCTGAGGCTGTTGTTCAAGAGACAGAGAAATCCCCCAGAATGTTCAGCATCTGTTGTCAGCAGGGTCGTGTTAAGCTACCTCCTAGGCGTCAACCACCCTCTCCGCTGAAAGAACTTCTAGACAAATCAAACTTCAAGTCGATAATCCGAATTGCAAATGGGATGTTAGCTTTCACATCGATGGGTGGACAGATTGATAACTCTGTAACTAACTCTTGTGGACCGTATGCATTTAGGCTCCATGGTCAAACCCACCACAAGATAAGATCTCTGCTCCCCCCTGACGGTAAATTTCCACAGTATCTCCAGCTCTATATAGTTGACACCGACAATGAAGTGGCAAACAGGAAAAAGGCATTCTCAAAAGGTACCTCAGCTTTAGAAATTGACGACAACTTGGTTGCTGACCTGATCAAGATGCTGGATGAAAATAATCACCTTGCTAAAACTTTTAGACATGCTCGAGATCGAGTCCTATCTGGTGGGGCAGTAGAATTCAGCGTGAGATTAGTGAACCAGAAGCATCACGGAAGACAGTATGACCTGCCTACTGCAAGTGAAATAGGTGGTATTTTAGTTGGTGATTTCACAGCTGAATCAGCAGGAAAAGATATTGTTCTTGAGTACAAGACATCTAAGCTGCAAAGGATATAA
- the LOC106344083 gene encoding uncharacterized protein LOC106344083 isoform X2: MSIEMLLIDETDTLVQGGVPAVHQRKFRERLTEGSVYTLSRFDVTRSNPKFKLTDGPVSIRFNEGTDFEKLAATARTIPTEHFRFRPHEQILELANTSRQLPYVIIGEVRAIRSTITDRIPWAQCVILTLRVESDVNVCVILFDSLAIAFHTKLDGYGREPRIVLITGINPKIVLGKLYLNGTSASRIFFDSETSAGKDRLERVPGGGADETGSSSKVVHAQKIEPLTVAELNEFVLSGDPQIIEFLCTAKVTGIQLDDGWCYIGCSLCSKKLIREEPSCNETNAVAELKYRAVFSVSDPTGTSSFLGFDKEVAKLTNVLASEAVQIVGIGISAHVDTELPRTLTGIVGHTYTFQLKLTDFNFTANHQTFTISRMFTAPEIAPTPSFAEAEEVPHPAVSQTMTRGSAANGAIKSNVAVNASTSNGPIGGREAAEEEQVALEESARKKARVE; the protein is encoded by the exons ATGAGTATTGAGATGCTGCTCATCGATGAGACT GATACCCTGGTTCAAGGGGGTGTTCCTGCTGTTCACCAACGTAAGTTCAGGGAACGTCTTACTGAAGGATCAGTTTACACTCTCAGCCGGTTTGACGTTACACGCAGCAACCCCAAATTCAAGTTGACTGATGGCCCTGTCTCCATCCGTTTCAATGAAGGAACTGATTTTGAGAAGCTAGCTGCCACTGCTAGAACCATACCTACAGAACATTTTCGCTTCCGACCACATGAACAGATTCTTGAGTTAGCAAACACCTCCAGACAGCTCCCAT ATGTTATTATTGGGGAGGTTCGTGCAATTAGGAGCACCATCACCGACCGTATACCCTGGGCACAATGCGTGATTCTTACTCTTCGTGTGGAGAG TGATGTAAATGTTTGTGTAATTCTGTTTGATTCCTTAGCTATTGCATTCCACACCAAGTTGGATGGATACGGGCGGGAGCCACGGATTGTCCTTATCACCGGAATCAATCCTAAAATAGTCTTGG GCAAGTTATACTTGAATGGAACATCCGCTTCAAGGATTTTCTTTGACTCTGAGACCTCAGCTGGAAAGGATCGGCTTGAAAG AGTACCAGGTGGTGGAGCAGACGAGACAGGGTCTTCATCAAAGGTGGTTCATGCACAAAAGATTGAGCCTCTCACTGTCGCTGAGCTTAACGAGTTTGTTCTCTCTGGTGATCCTCAG ATCATCGAATTCCTTTGTACGGCTAAAGTAACTGGGATTCAGCTTGACGATGGTTGGTGCTATATTGGCTGCTCTCTATGTTCGAAGAAACTCATCCGTGAGGAGCCCTCATGCAATGAAACCAATGCTGTTGCTGAACTGAA GTATCGGGCAGTATTTTCTGTTTCAGACCCGACTGGCACATCGTCTTTCCTTGGATTTGATAAAGAAGTTGCTAAACTGACTAATGTGCTAGCTTCCGAAGCTGTGCAGATTGTG GGGATTGGTATTAGTGCTCATGTTGACACTGAGCTTCCTCGAACTCTCACTGGCATTGTTGGTCACACCTACACTTTCCAACTCAAGCTAACAGACTTCAATTTCACTGCAAACCACCAGACCTTCACCATTTCACGCATGTTTACTGCACCAGAGATAGCTCCCACCCCAAGCTTTGCT GAAGCCGAAGAGGTCCCTCATCCGGCAGTCTCTCAGACTATGACACGAGGATCTGCAGCCAATGGTGCAATAAAAAGCAATGTTGCAGTAAACGCCAGTACATCTAATGGTCCAATTGGCGGCCGTGAGGCAGCAGAAGAGGAACAGGTTGCTCTGGAAGAGAGTGCCCGTAAGAAGGCACGTGTGGAATGA
- the LOC106344083 gene encoding uncharacterized protein LOC106344083 isoform X3, with product MNRFLNVIIGEVRAIRSTITDRIPWAQCVILTLRVESDVNVCVILFDSLAIAFHTKLDGYGREPRIVLITGINPKIVLGKLYLNGTSASRIFFDSETSAGKDRLERRGLCFIIYTRYFGSLYSILFDAFSVSSSYRVPGGGADETGSSSKVVHAQKIEPLTVAELNEFVLSGDPQIIEFLCTAKVTGIQLDDGWCYIGCSLCSKKLIREEPSCNETNAVAELKYRAVFSVSDPTGTSSFLGFDKEVAKLTNVLASEAVQIVGIGISAHVDTELPRTLTGIVGHTYTFQLKLTDFNFTANHQTFTISRMFTAPEIAPTPSFAEAEEVPHPAVSQTMTRGSAANGAIKSNVAVNASTSNGPIGGREAAEEEQVALEESARKKARVE from the exons ATGAACAGATTCTTGA ATGTTATTATTGGGGAGGTTCGTGCAATTAGGAGCACCATCACCGACCGTATACCCTGGGCACAATGCGTGATTCTTACTCTTCGTGTGGAGAG TGATGTAAATGTTTGTGTAATTCTGTTTGATTCCTTAGCTATTGCATTCCACACCAAGTTGGATGGATACGGGCGGGAGCCACGGATTGTCCTTATCACCGGAATCAATCCTAAAATAGTCTTGG GCAAGTTATACTTGAATGGAACATCCGCTTCAAGGATTTTCTTTGACTCTGAGACCTCAGCTGGAAAGGATCGGCTTGAAAGGCGAGGCCTTTGCTTTATAATCTACACTAGATATTTTGGTTCCCTGTATTCTATTCTTTTCGATGCCTTTTCAGTATCATCTTCTTACAGAGTACCAGGTGGTGGAGCAGACGAGACAGGGTCTTCATCAAAGGTGGTTCATGCACAAAAGATTGAGCCTCTCACTGTCGCTGAGCTTAACGAGTTTGTTCTCTCTGGTGATCCTCAG ATCATCGAATTCCTTTGTACGGCTAAAGTAACTGGGATTCAGCTTGACGATGGTTGGTGCTATATTGGCTGCTCTCTATGTTCGAAGAAACTCATCCGTGAGGAGCCCTCATGCAATGAAACCAATGCTGTTGCTGAACTGAA GTATCGGGCAGTATTTTCTGTTTCAGACCCGACTGGCACATCGTCTTTCCTTGGATTTGATAAAGAAGTTGCTAAACTGACTAATGTGCTAGCTTCCGAAGCTGTGCAGATTGTG GGGATTGGTATTAGTGCTCATGTTGACACTGAGCTTCCTCGAACTCTCACTGGCATTGTTGGTCACACCTACACTTTCCAACTCAAGCTAACAGACTTCAATTTCACTGCAAACCACCAGACCTTCACCATTTCACGCATGTTTACTGCACCAGAGATAGCTCCCACCCCAAGCTTTGCT GAAGCCGAAGAGGTCCCTCATCCGGCAGTCTCTCAGACTATGACACGAGGATCTGCAGCCAATGGTGCAATAAAAAGCAATGTTGCAGTAAACGCCAGTACATCTAATGGTCCAATTGGCGGCCGTGAGGCAGCAGAAGAGGAACAGGTTGCTCTGGAAGAGAGTGCCCGTAAGAAGGCACGTGTGGAATGA
- the LOC106344083 gene encoding uncharacterized protein LOC106344083 isoform X1 has translation MSIEMLLIDETDTLVQGGVPAVHQRKFRERLTEGSVYTLSRFDVTRSNPKFKLTDGPVSIRFNEGTDFEKLAATARTIPTEHFRFRPHEQILELANTSRQLPYVIIGEVRAIRSTITDRIPWAQCVILTLRVESDVNVCVILFDSLAIAFHTKLDGYGREPRIVLITGINPKIVLGKLYLNGTSASRIFFDSETSAGKDRLERRGLCFIIYTRYFGSLYSILFDAFSVSSSYRVPGGGADETGSSSKVVHAQKIEPLTVAELNEFVLSGDPQIIEFLCTAKVTGIQLDDGWCYIGCSLCSKKLIREEPSCNETNAVAELKYRAVFSVSDPTGTSSFLGFDKEVAKLTNVLASEAVQIVGIGISAHVDTELPRTLTGIVGHTYTFQLKLTDFNFTANHQTFTISRMFTAPEIAPTPSFAEAEEVPHPAVSQTMTRGSAANGAIKSNVAVNASTSNGPIGGREAAEEEQVALEESARKKARVE, from the exons ATGAGTATTGAGATGCTGCTCATCGATGAGACT GATACCCTGGTTCAAGGGGGTGTTCCTGCTGTTCACCAACGTAAGTTCAGGGAACGTCTTACTGAAGGATCAGTTTACACTCTCAGCCGGTTTGACGTTACACGCAGCAACCCCAAATTCAAGTTGACTGATGGCCCTGTCTCCATCCGTTTCAATGAAGGAACTGATTTTGAGAAGCTAGCTGCCACTGCTAGAACCATACCTACAGAACATTTTCGCTTCCGACCACATGAACAGATTCTTGAGTTAGCAAACACCTCCAGACAGCTCCCAT ATGTTATTATTGGGGAGGTTCGTGCAATTAGGAGCACCATCACCGACCGTATACCCTGGGCACAATGCGTGATTCTTACTCTTCGTGTGGAGAG TGATGTAAATGTTTGTGTAATTCTGTTTGATTCCTTAGCTATTGCATTCCACACCAAGTTGGATGGATACGGGCGGGAGCCACGGATTGTCCTTATCACCGGAATCAATCCTAAAATAGTCTTGG GCAAGTTATACTTGAATGGAACATCCGCTTCAAGGATTTTCTTTGACTCTGAGACCTCAGCTGGAAAGGATCGGCTTGAAAGGCGAGGCCTTTGCTTTATAATCTACACTAGATATTTTGGTTCCCTGTATTCTATTCTTTTCGATGCCTTTTCAGTATCATCTTCTTACAGAGTACCAGGTGGTGGAGCAGACGAGACAGGGTCTTCATCAAAGGTGGTTCATGCACAAAAGATTGAGCCTCTCACTGTCGCTGAGCTTAACGAGTTTGTTCTCTCTGGTGATCCTCAG ATCATCGAATTCCTTTGTACGGCTAAAGTAACTGGGATTCAGCTTGACGATGGTTGGTGCTATATTGGCTGCTCTCTATGTTCGAAGAAACTCATCCGTGAGGAGCCCTCATGCAATGAAACCAATGCTGTTGCTGAACTGAA GTATCGGGCAGTATTTTCTGTTTCAGACCCGACTGGCACATCGTCTTTCCTTGGATTTGATAAAGAAGTTGCTAAACTGACTAATGTGCTAGCTTCCGAAGCTGTGCAGATTGTG GGGATTGGTATTAGTGCTCATGTTGACACTGAGCTTCCTCGAACTCTCACTGGCATTGTTGGTCACACCTACACTTTCCAACTCAAGCTAACAGACTTCAATTTCACTGCAAACCACCAGACCTTCACCATTTCACGCATGTTTACTGCACCAGAGATAGCTCCCACCCCAAGCTTTGCT GAAGCCGAAGAGGTCCCTCATCCGGCAGTCTCTCAGACTATGACACGAGGATCTGCAGCCAATGGTGCAATAAAAAGCAATGTTGCAGTAAACGCCAGTACATCTAATGGTCCAATTGGCGGCCGTGAGGCAGCAGAAGAGGAACAGGTTGCTCTGGAAGAGAGTGCCCGTAAGAAGGCACGTGTGGAATGA
- the LOC106292193 gene encoding LOW QUALITY PROTEIN: copia protein (The sequence of the model RefSeq protein was modified relative to this genomic sequence to represent the inferred CDS: inserted 1 base in 1 codon; deleted 2 bases in 1 codon; substituted 6 bases at 6 genomic stop codons), which produces MANNGVPLQVPLLTKSNYDNWSLRMMAILGAHDVWEIVEKCFNEPENDGGLSQTQKDGLRDAKKRDKKALCLIYQGLDEDTFEKVAGAKTSKEAWEKLQTSYKGAEQVKKVRLQTLRGEFETXQMKEGELISDYFSRVLTVTNNLKRNGEKLDEVRIMEKVLRSLDSKFEHIVTIIEETKDLETMTMEQLLGSLQAYEEKKKKKEDIVEQVLKMRIDQKEESGRNHPRRGGGNFQGRGRGINGRGWRQYEDNFNQRGENSSRGRGRGNPKSRYDKSSIKCYSCGKFGHYASECKTPNKNRVEEKSNYVEERSKEEDMLLMAYKKDEPNEVHKWYXXWCLDSGASNHMCGNKSMFVELDESVNMALGDESKMEVKGKGNILIRLXDDKFISNVYYIPSMKTNILSLGQLLEKGYDIRLKDNSLSLRDNANNLITKVPMSILFIDDFSRKTWVYFLKQKSEVFENFKKFKTHVEKESGLKIKSMRSDRGGEFMSKEFMKYCEDNGIRRQLTVPRTPQQNGVAERKNRTILEMARSMLKSKKLPKELWAEAVACAVYISNRSPTKSVLEKTPQEAXSGRKPGVSHLRVFGSIAHAHVPDEKRSKLDDKSEKYIFIGYDANSKGYKLYNPETKKTIINRNVIFDEEGEWDWRSNNEDYNFFPSFEEDNVEQPREEPTTPPTSPTTSSQGDESSSERTPRFRSLQDIYEVTENQDNLTLFCLFADCEPMNFEEAKEKKSXRSAMDEEIKSIQKNDTWKLASLPNGHKAIGVKWVYKAKKNSKGEVERYKARLVAKCYSQRAGIDYDEVFAPVARLETVRLIISLAAQKSWRIHQMDVKSAFLNGDLEEEVYIEQPQGYIVKGEEDKVLRLKKALYGLKQAPRAWNTQIDKCFKEKGFIKCPYEHALYIKTQNNDLLIACLYVDDLIFTGNNPIMFEDFKMEMTKEFMMTDIGLMSYYLGIEVQEENGIFITQEGYAKPDILHAVGVVSRYMEHPTTTHFKAAKRILRYIKGTINFGLYYSISEYYKLFGYSDSDWGGDVDDRKNTSGFVFFIGETVFTXMSKKQPIVTLSTCEAEYVAATSCVCHAIWLRNLLKELNLPQEEPTKIFVDNKSAIALAKNPVFHDRSKHIDTRYHYIRECVTKMDVQLEYVKTNDQVADIFTKPLKQEDFIKMRNLLGVTKSSLRGGVES; this is translated from the exons ATGGCAAACAATGGTGTTCCCCTCCAAGTTCCATTGCTCACTAAGAGCAACTATGATAATTGGAGTCTTAGGATGATGGCTATCTTAGGAGCACATGATGTGTGGGAGATAGTCGAGAAATGCTTCAATGAACCAGAGAATGATGGTGGTCTATCTCAAACACAAAAGGATGGTTTGAGAGATGCAAAGAAGAGAGACAAGAAGGCTCTCTGTCTAATCTATCAAGGATTAGATGAAGATACATTTGAGAAGGTTGCTGGAGCAAAGACATCCAAAGAAGCATGGGAGAAGCTTCAGACATCTTACAAGGGAGCAGAACAAGTGAAGAAGGTACGACTTCAAACTCTAAGAGGAGAATTTGAAACATGACAAATGAAGGAAGGAGAACTCATCTCAGATTACTTCTCAAGGGTCTTGACGGTTACTAATAACCTAAAAAGAAATGGTGAGAAGTTAGATGAGGTGAGAATCATGGAGAAAGTTCTTAGATCATTGGATTCAAAATTCGAGCATATCGTCACCATTATTGAAGAGACAAAAGACTTGGAGACTATGACAATGGAGCAACTTCTTGGATCACTACAAGCTTATGAAGAAAAGAAGAAGAAGAAAGAAGATATTGTGGAGCAAGTTCTCAAGATGAGAATTGATCAAAAGGAAGAAAGTGGCCGTAATCATCCGAGACGTGGTGGTGGCAATTTCCAAGGACGAGGTCGTGGTATAAATGGACGAGGTTGGAGACAATATGAAGACAACTTCAACCAAAGAGGAGAGAATTCATCAAGAGGTCGTGGAAGAGGAAACCCAAAATCAAGGTACGATAAATCAAGCATCAAATGCTATAGTTGTGGAAAATTTGGACATTATGCTTCTGAGTGCAAAACTCCAAACAAGAATAGAGTTGAAGAGAAGTCCAACTATGTTGAAGAAAGGAGTAAAGAAGAAGATATGCTATTGATGGCTTACAAGAAGGATGAACCAAATGAGGTTCACAAGTGGTAT TGATAGTGGTGCCTTGATAGTGGTGCAAGCAACCACATGTGTGGAAATAAAAGCATGTTCGTGGAGCTTGATGAATCGGTCAATATGGCTTTGGGAGATGAATCGAAGATGGAGGTGAAAGGTAAAGGAAATATTCTCATCCGCT AAGATGATAAATTCATTTCCAATGTTTACTACATTCCAAGCATGAAGACCAACATCTTGAGCCTAGGACAACTCTTAGAGAAAGGTTATGACATTAGACTAAAAGATAATAGTCTTTCTTTAAGAGACAATGCAAATAATCTCATCACAAAGGTGCCGATGTCAA TTCTCTTTATTGATGACTTTTCAAGAAAAACATGGGTTTACTTTTTGAAACAAAAATCAGAAGTGTTTGAAAATTTCAAAAAGTTCAAAACCCATGTTGAGAAAGAAAGTGGTCTTAAGATCAAGTCCATGAGATCGGATCGAGGAGGAGAATTTATGTCCAAAGAGTTTATGAAGTATTGTGAAGATAATGGCATCCGAAGACAGTTGACGGTGCCAAGAACCCCTCAACAAAATGGAGTAGCGGAAAGGAAGAATAGGACAATACTTGAGATGGCAAGAAGCATGCTCAAGAGTAAGAAGCTACCAAAGGAGTTGTGGGCAGAAGCAGTTGCTTGTGCGGTTTATATATCAAACCGTTCTCCAACAAAGAGTGTTTTAGAAAAGACACCACAAGAAGCTTGAAGCGGAAGGAAGCCTGGAGTCTCACACCTAAGAGTCTTTGGAAGCATTGCTCACGCTCATGTTCCAGACGAGAAGCGGAGCAAACTAGATGATAAAAGTGAGAAGTACATCTTCATTGGGTATGACGCTAACTCCAAAGGCTACAAGCTCTACAATCCTGAAACAAAGAAGACAATTATTAATAGGAATGTCATCTTTGATGAAGAAGGAGAATGGGATTGGAGATCAAATAATGAAGACTACAACTTCTTTCCATCCTTTGAAGAAGATAATGTGGAGCAACCGAGAGAAGAGCCAACTACACCACCAACTTCACCAACTACAAGTTCTCAGGGAGATGAAAGTTCAAGTGAAAGGACTCCACGCTTTAGAAGTTTACAAGACATCTACGAGGTAACTGAAAATCAAGACAATCTTACTCTATTTTGTCTATTTGCGGATTGTGAGCCTATGAACTTTGAAGAAGCTAAAGAAAAGAAGTCATGAAGAAGTGCAATGGATGAAGAAATCAAGTCGATTCAAAAGAATGATACATGGAAGTTAGCTTCACTTCCAAATGGACACAAGGCAATTGGTGTGAAGTGGGTGTACAAGGCAAAGAAGAACTCTAAAGGAGAAGTTGAAAGGTACAAGGCAAGATTGGTGGCAAAATGCTATAGTCAAAGAGCCGGGATCGACTATGATGAGGTATTTGCTCCAGTTGCTCGCTTAGAAACGGTTAGACTAATCATTTCATTGGCAGCCCAAAAGAGTTGGAGGATACATCAAATGGATGTAAAATCAGCCTTTTTAAATGGAGACCTTGAGGAAGAAGTCTACATTGAGCAACCACAAGGTTACATAGTTAAAGGAGAAGAAGACAAAGTCTTAAGGCTGAAGAAGGCGCTTTATGGATTAAAGCAAGCACCAAGAGCATGGAACACTCAAATTGATAAGTGCTTCAAGGAGAAAGGCTTCATCAAGTGTCCATATGAGCATGCACTTTATATCAAAACTCAAAACAATGATCTATTGATTGCATGCTTATATGTTGATGACTTGATATTCACTGGCAACAATCCGATTATGTTTGAAGATTTCAAGATGGAAATGACAAAGGAGTTCATGATGACCGACATTGGATTGATGTCATACTACCTTGGCATTGAAGTGCAAGAAGAAAATGGAATCTTCATTACTCAAGAAGGCTATGCTAA GCCCGACATCCTACACGCAGTTGGAGTTGTGAGTCGATACATGGAGCATCCAACAACAACTCATTTCAAGGCAGCTAAGAGGATCCTACGCTATATCAAAGGTACTATCAACTTTGGCTTGTACTACTCTATCTCTGAATATTACAAGCTTTTTGGATATAGCGATAGCGATTGGGGTGGAGATGTAGATGACCGGAAAAACACAAGTGGCTTCGTGTTTTTCATTGGAGAAACCGTTTTCACATGAATGTCAAAGAAGCAACCAATTGTCACTCTTTCTACTTGTGAAGCGGAGTATGTGGCAGCTACTTCATGTGTTTGCCATGCTATTTGGTTACGAAACTTGCTAAAGGAGTTGAACCTACCACAAGAGGAGCCAACGAAGATCTTTGTGGATAATAAGTCGGCAATAGCATTAGCAAAGAATCCAGTTTTCCATGACCGGAGTAAGCACATCGATACTCGTTATCACTACATAAGAGAATGTGTTACCAAGATGGATGTGCAATTGGAGTATGTGAAGACAAATGATCAAGTAGCTGATATCTTCACCAAGCCACTCAAGCAAGAAGACTTCATCAAGATGAGGAACTTACTAGGAGTAACCAAATCAAGTTTAAGAGGGGGTGTTGAAAGCTAA
- the LOC106294364 gene encoding uncharacterized protein LOC106294364, translated as MARHLEDVISMATTTTQFHVSYLLHIVFLALFSCCVLSALLLSCADGASENKATSGNTPSAGGCGGAGCGGGCGD; from the coding sequence ATGGCGAGACATTTAGAAGATGTGATTAGCATGGCGACAACAACAACACAGTTCCATGTTAGTTACCTTCTTCATATTGTGTTTTTGGCTCTGTTCAGCTGTTGTGTCCTCTCGGCTCTGTTACTCTCATGTGCTGACGGAGCATCCGAGAACAAAGCCACTTCCGGCAATACCCCTTCTGCCGGTGGTTGTGGTGGTGCCGGTTGCGGCGGTGGTTGTGGAGATTGA